One part of the Acidobacteriota bacterium genome encodes these proteins:
- a CDS encoding MoxR family ATPase, translating to MLGCFSDGTCRRFAGRSCRRGRGVPLPMSVETKLAEEKPAIDHDRAQEVVQRFQRESTKWLYGLDDAARILSWAFFTLLPYTDKLSQGKKLRQPHVMFKGPTGTGKTDLVSACAMAIDAKFERIQGLPTYMPEDILGYETIVEEVDGTRRIHFKPGKLMAHIVLIDEDNRLSGKTKAAVLEGMEESSATLNSDYGELAEGKMLPLFPLSCDYSDITGPRFFMVICTENIFGEEEGTFANPVAQLDRTTLSINMMDPEDEEDELNISARNVVGKQVEKLTNLYEVLEIAEHIFDTVKMSDYGQQYKTRLIRNTRPHRVQGRSTRTVREYIRVGISPRVHFHLEAVARTFAFFHGDTIITPDHIKAVAEPVLAHRLVLREGMEFSVNKEDLLRQVVADMEVPPWK from the coding sequence ATGCTTGGCTGTTTTTCCGACGGAACGTGCCGCCGGTTTGCCGGACGCAGTTGCCGGCGGGGTAGGGGAGTGCCGTTGCCGATGAGTGTCGAGACCAAGCTGGCCGAGGAGAAACCGGCCATCGATCATGATCGCGCGCAGGAGGTGGTTCAACGGTTCCAGCGGGAGTCGACGAAGTGGCTCTACGGGCTGGACGACGCGGCGCGCATTCTCTCCTGGGCCTTCTTCACGCTGCTGCCCTACACGGACAAGCTGAGTCAGGGCAAGAAGCTCCGTCAGCCCCACGTCATGTTCAAGGGGCCGACCGGTACCGGCAAGACGGATCTGGTCAGCGCCTGCGCGATGGCCATCGACGCCAAGTTCGAGCGGATCCAGGGGCTCCCAACTTATATGCCGGAGGACATCCTGGGCTACGAGACCATCGTCGAGGAAGTGGACGGTACCCGCCGTATCCACTTCAAGCCGGGCAAGCTGATGGCGCACATCGTCCTGATCGACGAGGACAACCGGCTCTCCGGCAAAACGAAGGCCGCGGTGCTGGAGGGAATGGAGGAGAGCTCGGCGACGCTGAACTCCGACTACGGCGAACTGGCCGAAGGGAAGATGCTGCCCCTCTTTCCGCTCTCGTGCGACTACAGCGACATAACCGGGCCCCGCTTTTTCATGGTCATCTGCACCGAGAACATCTTCGGCGAAGAGGAGGGCACTTTCGCCAATCCGGTTGCGCAACTCGACCGGACGACGCTCTCCATCAACATGATGGATCCGGAGGACGAAGAGGACGAACTGAACATCAGCGCCCGCAACGTCGTGGGCAAGCAGGTCGAGAAGCTGACGAACCTGTACGAGGTGCTGGAAATCGCGGAGCACATCTTCGATACCGTGAAGATGTCCGACTACGGCCAGCAGTACAAGACCCGCCTGATCCGGAACACGCGTCCGCACCGGGTCCAGGGCCGGTCGACGCGAACCGTCCGCGAGTACATCCGGGTCGGCATCTCGCCCCGGGTTCATTTCCACCTGGAGGCGGTGGCCCGGACGTTCGCCTTCTTTCACGGCGACACCATCATCACGCCGGACCACATCAAGGCGGTGGCCGAACCGGTTCTCGCGCACCGCCTGGTGCTTCGGGAGGGAATGGAGTTCTCGGTCAACAAGGAGGACCTGCTCCGCCAGGTCGTTGCGGACATGGAGGTTCCGCCGTGGAAATAG